TGATATATATAGTCGGGAGCTGGAGCTTGATGAGCATCATGAGCGATATGGCTCCGGTATGATGATGAGCGGCGGAGAACGAATGCTGGTTATCGACGATGACGACGTGCTGCGCTCCTATCTGGTGCGCCGACTACGGATGGACGGCTACGAGGTCGATGAGGCCGCAGATGTTGCCGAAGCGCAGCGGCTGCTGCGTCAGAAGCCTTACCAGCTCATTACACTCGATTTGATGATGCATCCGGTCAGCGGCTATGAGCTGTTTGAGTTTTTAAAGGATGATCCGACGCTGAAGTGGACGCCGCTCATCGTGTTGTCCGGCCGCAACGATGTGAACGATAAGGTGCGCTGCTTTTATTTGGGCGCTGACGATTATGTGACGAAGCCCTTTCAATACGAGGAGCTGAGCGCGAGAATCTACAGCCTGCTGAAGCGCACCCGCACGTTCGAGCAGATGGCGTTCAGAGATCCGTTAACTGGGGCGTATAACCGCCGCTTCTTCGACCATCAGATCAATGTGGAGCTTCAGCGCATTACCCGCTATCCGGCGCCCATCTCGCTCGTATTCATCGATATTGACCGATTCAAGTCGATTAACGATACTCATGGCCATCATATCGGCGATCTGGTGCTGCAGGGACTCGCGCACTTGCTGCAAGGGAACATTCGGAGCACGGATCTGTTGGCGCGCTTCGGGGGGGAAGAATTCGTCGTCGTGCTGCCGAACACCACCGGGGCTGATGCGCAGCGGATCATGGAGAGCATTCTGCGGCAGGCTCATCTCGAGCCGGTTGCACAGAATGAGGGTCATATGTTCTACATTACGTTCTCTGCGGGTGTGGCTGAATGGAGGCCAGGTATTAGTGTTCAGGAGTGGACGGCGCTGGCCGATGAGGCGATGTACGAGGCGAAGCAGTCCGGACGTAATCGGATTGTGCTGTCGGCCTCCTGCTTAAGCTCACCTCTGCCTAGTAATGCAACTGCATCCGGCAAGCGATCCAAGGTGCTTATCGCCGATGATGATAAAATATTGCGCTCCATCCTGCTCGCGAAGCTCAAGCATCTGCCGGTTGATTTCTACGAGGCGGAAGACGGAGAGGAAGCG
Above is a genomic segment from Paenibacillus sp. YYML68 containing:
- a CDS encoding diguanylate cyclase, with protein sequence MDTVRNPTGEDRSGKEQRLLKEGRKRYVRELEKQLGQLNAWIGAPDDEEYAVDTAKQIYRVVHTLKGSAPMFGFIRIGSGAQKLVDLWEWTQHDDAVINGAFIMDRFIRTSSLSEPILRELELELDIYSRELELDEHHERYGSGMMMSGGERMLVIDDDDVLRSYLVRRLRMDGYEVDEAADVAEAQRLLRQKPYQLITLDLMMHPVSGYELFEFLKDDPTLKWTPLIVLSGRNDVNDKVRCFYLGADDYVTKPFQYEELSARIYSLLKRTRTFEQMAFRDPLTGAYNRRFFDHQINVELQRITRYPAPISLVFIDIDRFKSINDTHGHHIGDLVLQGLAHLLQGNIRSTDLLARFGGEEFVVVLPNTTGADAQRIMESILRQAHLEPVAQNEGHMFYITFSAGVAEWRPGISVQEWTALADEAMYEAKQSGRNRIVLSASCLSSPLPSNATASGKRSKVLIADDDKILRSILLAKLKHLPVDFYEAEDGEEAYKLIRHSAFDLCILDGVMPNLDGFGVLERMKEHNTRPPELKVLILSGRSREEDVSRGLELGANSYMHKPFSMVELELKVKEMLQIYT